Proteins co-encoded in one Spirosoma endbachense genomic window:
- a CDS encoding DUF3300 domain-containing protein: MKMFIQLVPAKTMLLALGLLVAGWQSTIAQNTGNEQQAGTDNDQTIVSAIAPYRDDVRRSILLASEQPQVLTRLAQQRSASQQAFNNLIQSYDQKKQGWFYDLSRYPDVLHALATLPAGSDESSVKNLTKTIPTDLQESAWKIYRHHNNDLLQVDNLNQQAQQAFDNLIAPLDVTTQNAFRQLLDMPDVLTQLTDQIDKTTQLGNAYRMNPDQVTNDLTALHDSLTVQNQQELADYQNELNRDPQAKQELQQAGQAYAQANGYNTGINPNPAWVNSSYYYQNPYPYWFGYPYWYSSPLWYPSAWWYGTGFYYGLGGNMVLFGLPSLGFSNWFFGPGRLAYPHLYNRFNNYYSHNMGEHHFWTPGNAGFMTAAHRAFAPTAGFNNARANWLTNARQYNRPSSWANTTRSAPIARYQNFNAGAYHAQSWGGGGMRSFGGGGFHGGRR, translated from the coding sequence ATGAAAATGTTCATCCAACTTGTCCCGGCCAAAACCATGCTGCTTGCATTGGGGCTGTTGGTCGCGGGATGGCAATCCACCATTGCCCAGAATACGGGAAACGAACAGCAAGCCGGAACCGACAACGATCAAACGATTGTGTCGGCTATTGCGCCCTATCGCGACGATGTTCGCCGGTCGATATTATTGGCCAGTGAGCAACCACAGGTATTAACCAGGCTGGCTCAGCAGCGTTCTGCCAGTCAGCAGGCTTTCAACAATCTGATTCAATCGTATGATCAGAAAAAGCAAGGCTGGTTTTATGATCTGTCTCGCTATCCCGACGTATTGCACGCATTAGCCACCTTGCCCGCTGGCTCTGATGAATCGTCGGTGAAAAATCTGACCAAAACTATACCGACTGATTTGCAGGAATCAGCCTGGAAGATTTATCGGCATCACAACAATGATCTGCTACAGGTCGATAATCTGAACCAGCAGGCGCAGCAGGCGTTTGATAACCTCATCGCCCCACTGGATGTTACGACCCAGAATGCATTTCGGCAACTACTCGATATGCCTGATGTGCTCACACAACTCACCGATCAGATTGATAAGACCACTCAGTTAGGAAATGCCTATCGGATGAATCCTGATCAGGTCACCAACGATCTGACGGCCTTGCACGATAGCTTAACGGTTCAGAATCAGCAGGAGCTGGCTGATTACCAGAATGAATTGAACCGAGATCCACAGGCAAAGCAGGAGTTGCAGCAGGCCGGGCAAGCTTATGCACAAGCCAATGGCTATAATACGGGAATTAATCCAAATCCGGCCTGGGTGAATAGTTCATACTATTATCAGAATCCGTATCCATACTGGTTTGGGTATCCATACTGGTATTCATCACCCCTGTGGTACCCATCAGCCTGGTGGTACGGAACCGGATTTTATTATGGTCTGGGTGGGAATATGGTGCTTTTTGGCCTGCCATCGCTGGGCTTCTCAAACTGGTTTTTTGGACCGGGCCGTCTGGCTTACCCACACCTGTATAACCGGTTCAATAATTACTATTCCCACAACATGGGTGAGCATCACTTCTGGACGCCAGGAAATGCTGGTTTTATGACCGCAGCTCATCGGGCGTTTGCTCCGACTGCCGGTTTCAATAATGCCCGTGCTAACTGGCTGACCAATGCCCGTCAGTATAACCGACCCAGCAGTTGGGCCAACACGACGCGTAGTGCACCAATCGCCCGGTATCAGAACTTTAATGCCGGAGCTTACCATGCTCAGTCCTGGGGTGGGGGCGGTATGCGATCCTTTGGTGGCGGTGGCTTTCACGGCGGACGCCGGTAG
- a CDS encoding CCA tRNA nucleotidyltransferase, protein MNFSDTLHKNPVFDIIAREAGNLGVQAYVIGGFVRDLILQRPSKDIDVVCIGSGIALAEAVGKTLRTKVSVFPNFGTAMLRTAPDQNRDGGADWEVEFVGARKESYRSESRKPIVEDGTLEDDQNRRDFTINAMGISLNPNNFGELIDPFDGLKDLKRKVIRTPLDPDITFSDDPLRMMRAIRFAAQLNFDIEPDTFDAIVRMNERISIVSRERVTDELNKIVLAPTPSYGFKLLYHAGLLDRIFPELIALKGVETIEGKGHKDNFYHTLQVLDNIANRTDRSQILSDNELWLRWSALLHDIAKPATKRFDPKVGWTFHGHEDLGARWVPGIFRTMKLPLNEHMRYVQKLVRLHLRPIALTKEQITDSALRRLLVDAGDDLDGLMALCRADITSKNYEKVQKHLRNFDKVERKLHDLEERDKLRSFQPVITGELIMETFNLPPSKEVGEIKTIIREAILDGVVPNNLESAFPLLIEEGRKRGFTAVKTLSELKLSIVSTEDDKSV, encoded by the coding sequence ATGAATTTCAGCGACACACTACATAAAAACCCAGTTTTTGACATCATCGCCCGTGAAGCCGGCAATCTCGGCGTTCAGGCTTATGTCATTGGTGGGTTCGTACGCGACCTGATTCTACAACGGCCATCGAAAGATATTGATGTTGTCTGTATCGGAAGCGGCATTGCACTGGCCGAAGCCGTTGGAAAAACCCTTCGCACAAAAGTTTCGGTATTCCCCAATTTTGGTACAGCGATGCTCCGAACGGCCCCTGATCAGAACCGCGACGGTGGAGCCGATTGGGAAGTCGAATTCGTGGGGGCCCGTAAAGAATCGTATCGTAGCGAATCGCGCAAGCCGATCGTGGAAGATGGCACGCTCGAAGATGATCAGAATCGCCGGGATTTTACGATCAATGCCATGGGTATCAGCCTGAATCCGAACAATTTCGGCGAACTGATCGACCCATTCGATGGTCTGAAAGACCTCAAACGCAAGGTTATTCGAACACCGCTCGACCCCGACATTACGTTCTCCGACGACCCGCTGCGGATGATGCGCGCCATCCGATTTGCGGCCCAGTTGAACTTCGATATAGAACCCGATACGTTCGATGCCATTGTGCGCATGAACGAGCGAATCAGCATTGTTTCGCGCGAGCGGGTGACCGATGAGTTGAATAAAATCGTTCTGGCTCCTACACCATCTTATGGATTCAAGCTACTGTATCATGCTGGGTTACTGGATCGGATTTTCCCTGAACTGATCGCGTTGAAGGGCGTTGAAACCATTGAGGGTAAAGGTCATAAGGACAATTTTTACCACACGCTGCAAGTGCTCGATAACATCGCCAACCGGACCGATAGATCTCAGATATTGAGCGATAATGAACTTTGGCTTCGCTGGTCTGCTCTGTTACACGACATTGCCAAACCCGCTACCAAACGCTTTGATCCCAAAGTCGGCTGGACATTTCATGGTCATGAGGATTTGGGAGCCCGGTGGGTTCCGGGAATCTTCCGAACCATGAAACTACCACTCAATGAGCATATGCGTTATGTGCAGAAGCTCGTGCGGCTGCATTTACGCCCAATTGCGCTGACGAAAGAGCAGATTACAGACTCTGCCCTTCGCCGACTTCTGGTGGATGCGGGTGACGATCTGGATGGGCTCATGGCGCTTTGCCGCGCCGATATTACGTCAAAAAATTACGAGAAGGTCCAGAAACACTTACGCAATTTCGATAAGGTTGAGCGGAAGCTGCACGATCTTGAGGAACGCGATAAACTGCGTAGCTTTCAGCCAGTTATTACGGGCGAACTGATCATGGAAACGTTTAACCTTCCGCCATCCAAAGAGGTGGGTGAGATCAAAACCATCATTCGGGAGGCTATTCTGGATGGTGTGGTACCAAATAATCTCGAATCGGCTTTCCCGCTACTGATTGAAGAAGGTCGTAAACGTGGATTTACTGCGGTGAAAACCCTGTCGGAGTTAAAGCTTAGTATCGTATCAACTGAAGATGATAAATCTGTATAA
- a CDS encoding serine hydrolase domain-containing protein, whose product MTLPLFRKLSFYILALAALTACHRQLPKSTVYFPPKGDNWVHLAPEKADMDATLLEQAVAFAKTQETTQMTPNFSTQEEIFGKLLGPMPTSRAATNGVVLRHGYIVAEWGDTQHPDPTYSVAKSVLSTLAGITIERGMIPDIHDPVARLIHDGGYESEQNKAITWENHLQQTSEWEGTLWGKNSDFVGKEAFGKGERKPRTLQKPGAFYEYNDVRINRMALSLLRLWKKPLPDVVRDEIMNPIGASDTWRYVMYPNAVADIDGKQMPSVSGGTRWGGGLWINALDEARFGYLFLRQGRWGDRQIVSPAWVKQATTPSPVGPDYGYLWWLNTGTSQTGKKAWPDAPTTSFAAIGAGSNTIWVDPEHDIVIVWRWHNGNPNELIKRVLAAVKK is encoded by the coding sequence ATGACGCTGCCTCTTTTCCGGAAGCTTTCCTTCTATATACTAGCGCTGGCTGCGCTAACGGCCTGCCATCGGCAACTTCCCAAATCAACGGTTTACTTCCCGCCCAAAGGCGATAACTGGGTTCACCTGGCTCCTGAAAAAGCAGACATGGATGCGACTTTGCTGGAGCAGGCTGTAGCCTTTGCCAAAACGCAGGAAACAACCCAGATGACCCCTAACTTCTCAACTCAGGAAGAGATATTTGGTAAACTTCTGGGTCCGATGCCAACCAGCCGGGCTGCTACCAATGGCGTTGTGTTACGCCACGGGTATATTGTAGCCGAGTGGGGCGATACCCAACACCCTGATCCTACCTATAGCGTGGCGAAAAGTGTGTTGTCTACCCTGGCTGGCATTACGATAGAGCGCGGTATGATTCCCGACATTCATGATCCGGTAGCCAGGCTCATTCATGACGGCGGCTATGAATCTGAGCAGAACAAGGCGATCACCTGGGAAAATCACCTTCAGCAAACCAGCGAATGGGAAGGAACCTTATGGGGAAAAAACAGCGATTTTGTTGGAAAAGAAGCGTTTGGTAAAGGAGAGAGAAAACCCCGTACGCTTCAAAAACCCGGTGCCTTCTATGAATACAATGACGTACGCATCAATCGAATGGCCCTCTCCTTGCTGCGCTTATGGAAAAAGCCCTTACCGGATGTCGTTCGTGACGAAATCATGAATCCCATCGGGGCTTCAGATACCTGGCGTTATGTTATGTATCCGAACGCCGTTGCCGACATTGATGGCAAACAGATGCCATCGGTCAGCGGTGGTACCCGCTGGGGTGGTGGTTTATGGATCAACGCCCTCGACGAAGCCCGGTTTGGCTATCTCTTTCTGCGGCAGGGCCGTTGGGGCGATCGCCAGATTGTGTCGCCGGCCTGGGTTAAGCAGGCAACCACGCCCAGCCCGGTTGGCCCGGACTATGGGTACTTGTGGTGGCTTAATACAGGAACGAGCCAAACCGGCAAGAAAGCCTGGCCCGACGCGCCTACGACAAGTTTCGCGGCTATTGGAGCAGGTTCAAACACAATATGGGTTGATCCCGAACACGATATTGTGATCGTATGGCGTTGGCATAATGGCAATCCAAACGAATTGATAAAGCGTGTGCTGGCTGCTGTAAAAAAATAA
- a CDS encoding MGH1-like glycoside hydrolase domain-containing protein, protein MPTAERERIYERADNKGWKKWGPYLSDRAWGSVREDYSPYGDAWNYVTHDMARSRAYRWGEEGIGGISDNKGHICFALGFWNHKDNIIKERFFGLSGPEGNHGEDVKELYYYLDSTPTHSYMKMLYKYPQQEFPYNRLVIETSRRGRQEPEFELMDTGIFDKDEYFDIFIEYAKADQNDWLVKVTAHNRSAQAAPLTLLPTIWFRNTWAWGYEQYNARPMLNGIGNKQIEINHKQLGKYKLYCEDADALLFCDNDTNTDRLYGRPNVAKYPKDAINNFIISGGKKSFINPNQIGTKASAHYVRQVPAGGSVSIRLRFSDQTILNQPFADYDDIWNKRLDEANAFFGDLQKNVTDPELLAIQRQAYAGMLWNKQFYYYNVNEWLKGDPKMPVPFQGRVYARNESWRHMYTANILSMPDKWEYPWFAAWDLAFHTLTLARLDPHFAKRQLAVILREYYMHPNGQIPAYEWNFSDVNPPVHAWATWKVYEIDRDLNGVGDVGFLERVFHKLLLNFTWWVNRKDVAGNNIFGGGFLGLDNIGVFDRSQPLPMGGRIEQADGTGWMAMYTLNMLRIACEISLTRPSYQDMASKFFEHFLHIASAMNNLGKQNISLWDEVDQFYYDVLHTPDQNARLLKIRSMVGLIPLFAVEILDEALLSKLPDFKRRVEWVLTNRPDLASLISRWHEPGKGETHLLSLLRGHRMKMILKRMFDETEFLSDYGIRALSKYHEKTPYQFELNSEIFQVRYVPAESEMSMFGGNSNWRGPIWFPVNFLLIDSLFKFYQYYGDDFEVEYPTNSGQVMSVKEATVLVAERLINIFRRGADGRIPAYGADEKMQKGKHFDGLYLFYEYFHGDVGAGLGANHQTGWTGLVADLIEYWYKYQSESVAAVSAGK, encoded by the coding sequence ATGCCGACAGCTGAACGCGAACGAATTTACGAGCGAGCCGATAATAAAGGCTGGAAAAAATGGGGACCCTACCTGTCTGACCGTGCCTGGGGTAGTGTTCGGGAAGACTATAGCCCTTACGGTGATGCCTGGAACTACGTCACGCATGATATGGCCCGCTCCCGTGCCTACCGCTGGGGGGAAGAAGGTATTGGCGGCATTTCCGACAATAAAGGCCATATCTGTTTCGCACTGGGTTTCTGGAACCATAAAGACAATATCATAAAAGAGCGATTTTTCGGCCTATCGGGTCCGGAGGGAAATCATGGCGAGGATGTGAAGGAACTGTACTATTATCTGGATAGTACGCCAACACATTCTTATATGAAAATGCTCTATAAATACCCTCAGCAGGAGTTTCCTTACAACCGGCTCGTCATCGAAACATCACGCCGGGGTCGGCAGGAACCCGAATTCGAATTGATGGATACGGGTATTTTTGACAAGGACGAGTACTTCGACATTTTCATTGAATATGCCAAAGCCGACCAGAACGACTGGTTAGTGAAAGTAACGGCCCATAACCGTTCGGCCCAGGCAGCCCCGCTCACGCTACTTCCAACCATTTGGTTTCGAAATACCTGGGCTTGGGGTTATGAACAATACAATGCCCGGCCGATGCTTAATGGTATCGGGAATAAACAAATTGAAATTAACCACAAGCAGTTAGGGAAATATAAACTCTACTGTGAAGACGCCGATGCGCTCTTATTCTGCGATAACGACACCAATACGGATCGGCTTTACGGTCGGCCCAATGTGGCCAAATATCCGAAAGATGCGATCAACAATTTTATCATATCGGGTGGCAAAAAAAGCTTTATAAATCCGAACCAGATTGGCACCAAGGCCTCGGCCCACTATGTACGTCAGGTGCCGGCGGGCGGCAGCGTCAGCATTCGCCTACGGTTTAGTGATCAAACGATTCTAAATCAGCCCTTTGCTGATTATGATGATATCTGGAACAAACGTCTGGACGAAGCCAATGCGTTTTTTGGCGACCTCCAGAAGAATGTTACCGATCCAGAGTTGCTGGCCATCCAGCGGCAGGCCTACGCGGGTATGCTCTGGAATAAGCAGTTTTATTATTACAACGTCAATGAGTGGCTTAAAGGTGATCCCAAAATGCCGGTGCCATTTCAGGGACGCGTCTACGCCCGGAACGAAAGCTGGCGGCATATGTACACGGCAAATATTTTGTCGATGCCCGACAAATGGGAGTATCCGTGGTTTGCGGCCTGGGACCTTGCCTTTCACACGCTGACGCTTGCCCGGCTCGATCCGCATTTCGCCAAACGCCAGCTGGCAGTTATTTTACGGGAGTATTACATGCATCCTAATGGGCAGATTCCGGCCTATGAATGGAATTTTAGCGATGTAAATCCACCCGTGCATGCCTGGGCTACCTGGAAAGTTTACGAAATTGACCGCGACCTCAATGGCGTTGGTGACGTAGGTTTTCTGGAACGTGTATTCCACAAATTACTCCTGAATTTCACGTGGTGGGTGAATCGAAAAGACGTAGCGGGTAACAATATTTTCGGTGGTGGCTTCCTTGGTCTGGACAACATCGGCGTATTTGACCGCTCGCAACCGCTACCAATGGGAGGCCGCATCGAACAGGCCGATGGTACGGGCTGGATGGCCATGTATACCCTGAATATGCTGCGGATCGCCTGCGAAATTTCGTTGACACGCCCGTCGTATCAGGACATGGCCAGCAAATTTTTCGAGCATTTTCTGCACATCGCATCAGCCATGAATAACCTCGGCAAGCAGAACATCAGTCTGTGGGACGAGGTCGATCAGTTTTATTACGATGTGCTCCATACGCCGGACCAGAACGCCAGACTGCTCAAAATCAGGTCGATGGTAGGATTAATTCCGTTATTTGCGGTTGAGATCCTGGACGAAGCGCTGCTGTCAAAACTCCCTGATTTCAAACGTCGGGTCGAGTGGGTTCTGACGAATCGGCCCGACCTTGCTTCGCTCATTTCGCGCTGGCATGAACCCGGAAAAGGGGAAACTCACCTCTTGAGTTTGCTGCGCGGTCACCGGATGAAAATGATCCTGAAACGGATGTTCGATGAAACCGAATTCCTGTCTGATTATGGTATCCGTGCCTTATCGAAGTACCACGAAAAAACGCCTTACCAGTTTGAACTGAACAGTGAAATTTTCCAGGTACGTTATGTTCCGGCCGAATCAGAAATGAGCATGTTCGGGGGCAATTCTAACTGGCGGGGACCAATCTGGTTTCCGGTCAACTTTCTGCTGATCGATTCGCTGTTTAAATTTTACCAATACTATGGCGATGACTTTGAAGTCGAGTACCCAACCAATTCGGGTCAGGTAATGAGCGTCAAAGAAGCGACCGTTCTGGTAGCAGAGCGGCTTATCAATATTTTCCGTCGTGGGGCCGATGGTCGTATTCCGGCCTATGGTGCCGATGAAAAGATGCAGAAAGGCAAGCATTTTGACGGACTATATTTATTTTACGAATACTTTCACGGCGATGTTGGAGCAGGCCTTGGTGCAAATCACCAAACTGGCTGGACAGGCTTGGTTGCCGATCTGATTGAGTATTGGTATAAGTACCAGTCAGAAAGTGTAGCAGCGGTTAGCGCCGGGAAATAG
- a CDS encoding GNAT family N-acetyltransferase has translation MSPISTPRLTLLPIDLPTYEALFIGPPELSQHLSIRVPDVLSEFGMDIFDYTQAKLIEDHKQGPWWLYFFIHRADNALIGVGGYKGMPDETGMVEIGYEIYPDYRGQGLATETAQGLINRAFEYPEVMLVKAHTLAEMSASVRVLEKCGMVFNDAFDDPNDGPVWQWQVKRSYLNRLVVASPPTKSSQP, from the coding sequence ATGTCTCCAATTAGCACACCTCGCTTAACCTTGTTACCCATTGATCTTCCGACCTACGAAGCTCTTTTTATTGGTCCGCCTGAACTTAGTCAACATCTGTCCATTCGCGTACCCGATGTACTCAGCGAATTCGGGATGGATATATTCGACTATACCCAGGCGAAGTTGATTGAGGATCATAAACAGGGTCCCTGGTGGCTTTATTTTTTCATTCATCGTGCTGATAATGCGCTGATCGGCGTAGGCGGCTATAAAGGAATGCCCGACGAGACGGGCATGGTTGAAATTGGCTATGAAATCTATCCTGACTACCGGGGACAGGGATTAGCTACTGAAACTGCTCAGGGCCTTATTAACCGAGCATTCGAATACCCGGAAGTAATGCTGGTAAAAGCCCATACGCTCGCCGAAATGAGTGCCTCCGTACGGGTGCTGGAAAAATGTGGTATGGTATTCAACGATGCCTTCGACGACCCAAACGATGGCCCTGTCTGGCAGTGGCAGGTTAAACGATCGTATCTAAATCGTCTCGTTGTCGCTTCTCCCCCGACAAAGTCATCGCAGCCATAA
- a CDS encoding M23 family metallopeptidase, producing MRVAGLMAAVLVGGINVASSQVVTGNSSDPTLYDYCQQYQTLYTKIREQAVTPDSARLEFSAIMKGLQERFLSSETIPSDSLQRDSLLRTGTYFSFPIRGYTKSAIGGSRGEGYRGNGFDLFDYNVRGSHPAQDIFIVDRNQDTNDDRTGQPVDILAMTSGLVLAIETDWHPGSDYRGGNWIWVYDPILNGLFYYAHNNQVDVSPGQWVKAGQKLAEMGRSGFNAYKTRSPTHLHLMYLQIQPNGLPQPLDTYQWLLMAQLSK from the coding sequence ATGCGGGTAGCAGGTTTGATGGCGGCTGTGCTGGTAGGAGGAATCAACGTAGCGTCGTCGCAGGTAGTTACCGGCAATTCGAGCGACCCTACCCTCTACGACTATTGCCAGCAATACCAGACGCTGTATACAAAAATCCGGGAGCAGGCCGTAACGCCTGACTCGGCCCGGTTAGAATTTAGTGCAATAATGAAAGGATTGCAGGAGCGGTTCCTTAGCTCAGAAACCATTCCTTCCGACAGCCTGCAGCGAGATAGTCTGCTAAGGACGGGTACTTATTTTTCGTTTCCGATTCGAGGCTATACAAAGAGCGCAATTGGCGGCTCTCGTGGGGAGGGTTATCGAGGGAATGGCTTCGATCTTTTCGATTACAATGTGCGCGGAAGCCATCCGGCGCAGGATATTTTCATTGTTGATCGTAATCAGGACACGAACGACGATAGGACCGGACAGCCGGTCGATATTCTGGCCATGACGAGTGGATTGGTACTGGCTATCGAAACTGACTGGCACCCCGGCTCCGATTATAGGGGAGGGAACTGGATCTGGGTTTATGACCCCATTTTAAATGGCTTATTCTATTACGCCCACAACAACCAGGTCGATGTATCGCCGGGGCAGTGGGTAAAAGCTGGGCAGAAGCTCGCTGAAATGGGCCGATCGGGCTTTAATGCCTATAAAACCCGATCGCCAACGCACCTGCACCTGATGTATCTTCAGATTCAGCCGAATGGATTACCACAACCCTTAGATACCTATCAGTGGCTCTTAATGGCACAATTGTCTAAGTAA
- a CDS encoding M28 family peptidase gives MIYLNYNKIRPLATAILMGMLSISNSLSLAQSKASQTGNAAAAIKESDIKRDLFALAGDHFRGREGGSLDELKASVWIADQLRAMGLQPAGDDGTFFQFFHIQRTRITETSRLTIGTHQLIHGQDAFILAPAIASVDAPLVFAGRGTPEDLAKVDIKGKAVALEFSGTPPAELSYRRFLLGTMNRKAAELVKAGALAIVWVSNSDAQFYFDRWTTGLERGRYDLPGGPNTRVFSQAPTVWLPASALEWVKQPGQQFTNVVNVESFNYPSVNIVAKVPGTDPKLKDEYVLFSTHQDHDGVRRAVAGDSIWNGADDNASGCVATMAIGRAFAQKPGKRSALIVFHGAEERGLLGSRYYVEHPTVPKGSIVAVLNAEMIGRNAPDSAAILGQQPPHRNSSDLVNAALAVNQADAHFKLDTLWDKPEHPEGWYFRSDHLPYARANVPAIAFTTLLHPDYHTPKDEPDRINTAKVTRIAKWIYLTGWDVANRPQRVRVDEGFKLER, from the coding sequence ATGATTTACCTGAACTACAACAAGATTCGGCCACTGGCAACCGCTATTCTGATGGGTATGCTATCCATTAGTAACAGCCTTAGCCTGGCCCAGTCGAAAGCTTCCCAAACCGGCAATGCAGCAGCGGCCATAAAAGAAAGTGATATCAAACGCGACCTGTTTGCCCTGGCTGGAGACCATTTTCGAGGGCGCGAGGGCGGCTCGCTCGATGAATTGAAAGCTTCGGTCTGGATTGCCGACCAGCTTCGGGCAATGGGTCTTCAACCCGCTGGGGATGATGGTACGTTTTTTCAGTTTTTTCACATCCAGCGCACCCGCATTACCGAAACCAGTCGATTAACCATCGGCACTCATCAGCTCATTCACGGACAGGATGCGTTTATTCTGGCTCCTGCCATTGCCTCTGTCGATGCACCCCTGGTGTTTGCTGGAAGAGGTACTCCCGAAGATCTGGCGAAAGTAGATATTAAAGGGAAAGCGGTGGCTCTGGAGTTTTCGGGGACACCACCGGCTGAGTTGAGCTATCGACGGTTCCTGCTCGGGACCATGAATCGCAAAGCTGCCGAACTCGTAAAAGCGGGTGCGCTGGCCATTGTGTGGGTGTCGAATTCAGATGCGCAGTTCTATTTTGACCGCTGGACAACCGGTCTCGAACGTGGTCGCTACGATCTGCCGGGTGGCCCGAACACCCGCGTCTTTTCGCAGGCTCCAACCGTATGGTTACCAGCGAGTGCACTGGAGTGGGTAAAGCAACCCGGCCAGCAATTTACCAATGTTGTCAATGTTGAGAGCTTCAATTATCCGTCGGTCAATATCGTTGCCAAAGTACCCGGAACAGACCCCAAACTCAAAGATGAATATGTACTGTTCAGCACTCACCAGGATCATGATGGCGTTCGCCGGGCTGTGGCGGGTGATTCCATCTGGAACGGGGCCGACGACAATGCCAGCGGCTGTGTTGCCACGATGGCCATTGGTCGGGCATTCGCCCAGAAACCCGGTAAGCGTTCGGCACTCATTGTCTTTCATGGTGCCGAAGAACGTGGCCTTTTAGGCTCCCGCTATTATGTGGAACACCCAACCGTACCCAAAGGCTCGATCGTTGCCGTACTCAACGCCGAGATGATTGGTCGGAATGCGCCCGACAGTGCGGCCATTCTGGGTCAGCAACCACCCCATCGTAATTCAAGTGATCTGGTCAATGCAGCCCTGGCGGTTAATCAGGCAGATGCTCACTTCAAACTCGATACGCTTTGGGACAAACCAGAACACCCGGAAGGCTGGTACTTCCGTTCCGATCACCTCCCCTACGCCCGCGCTAATGTACCCGCTATTGCTTTCACGACCCTGCTCCATCCCGATTACCATACCCCTAAAGATGAGCCTGATCGCATCAACACAGCGAAAGTAACCCGCATTGCGAAGTGGATTTACCTGACTGGCTGGGATGTAGCCAATCGCCCGCAGCGTGTACGTGTAGACGAGGGCTTTAAACTGGAGCGGTAA
- a CDS encoding Sua5/YciO/YrdC/YwlC family protein — protein MTTSIRDIAYQLRQGQFIALADETGWSVATDPTNDASVEQLLTLQALMPAGVYPTVVIQNADQLGLYVAKLPDIAYDLVEFAENPLTVVYEQGKNVSANLWPSSITPFSAGEIAVRRTLSADVQRLIGGFGRGLLTLPLESLTIPPKAIEVIKERFGVLPAMPRRPRIMRLGVGGEVSFIRK, from the coding sequence ATGACCACAAGTATCCGCGATATCGCTTACCAACTCCGGCAGGGGCAGTTTATTGCTCTTGCCGACGAAACGGGCTGGTCTGTTGCTACAGATCCGACCAATGATGCTTCCGTTGAGCAATTGCTTACGCTTCAGGCACTTATGCCCGCCGGTGTGTATCCAACCGTTGTCATTCAGAACGCCGATCAATTGGGATTGTACGTGGCGAAATTGCCCGATATAGCGTATGATCTGGTTGAGTTTGCCGAAAATCCATTGACAGTGGTTTATGAACAGGGAAAGAATGTATCCGCCAACTTGTGGCCGTCGTCAATAACGCCCTTTTCGGCAGGTGAAATTGCGGTTCGGCGAACATTAAGTGCCGATGTTCAACGCCTGATTGGCGGGTTCGGTCGCGGTCTGTTAACGCTTCCGCTCGAATCACTAACTATTCCTCCGAAAGCCATAGAGGTTATTAAAGAGCGATTTGGCGTATTACCAGCCATGCCCCGTCGACCACGCATTATGCGACTGGGCGTTGGAGGAGAGGTAAGTTTTATTAGAAAGTAG